A stretch of DNA from Saccharomyces eubayanus strain FM1318 chromosome IX, whole genome shotgun sequence:
CAAACATAGCAGGATTCAAATAAGCAATCCAGATAAACCATGGGTGCATATCTTTCATGTAAATAACATAAGACGCATACATGGCAATAGCTAGTAATAAGATACCAGCTAAAAGATTTGCCACTGATAAAGTTGGAGCGATCAAAGCCGTCAGGGCAAATAATGAAACCATACAAAAGTTATAAAtggaaaggaaaagcaaaaagatgaaaaaccTAGCAGCATTGTATTGTAAATGAGCtaaaaagtaaagaatGATGGTGAAGACGACAACAAGTaggaatttggaaaaacaaTCGAAAAAGGTTGTTGCCAACGTTTCGACCCAATTAAAATAGAAATGAAGCTGGACATGTTTGCGAACCACAGGTtgcctttgaaaagaagcagGCATATCAGCCAGAGAAAGGAAggtaaagaacaaaatggagaaaaatGTCAGAGATCCTCTGGAGAAGGACCCAATGGTTGTTAGGGGGATGTTATAGAAAAGAGACCCAATGACTAAAGATTGAACGACGACGGAAACAAACTGAGAGATCAAGTAGTTTCTATCCCCAATAattctttggaaagctCTTATCGTACAGGTTTTCAGTTGCAATTTTAGTGGGATGCTGAATACGGGAGAAACGTCGTCTGGATTTATGTCCGGTCCGGCGCATTCTTGTATTGTCTTTGAGGTGATTGCCTTCCAGTGTTTATAGTATGGGGACTGTACCCATAATGTGTGTAAATCTGCTTCGTTATTGATGTTCGAAGCTTGTTTGGGTTCAGAGACGGGAAATGGTGCGTCGAGACCAACGATGGAATTGGATATTTCcttaaatttgaaattcagGATTGACGTCAGATATTCAATGATACAATCGTTaggatttttctttatctgtAAAGTGTCGTGGAAATAACTCAAGCATTCGTCCATGGTGCCGTAAAACACCTGGTAAGAATCGCTCAGCATAAGAATCTTGTCAAATTTGTTGACGATTTTGTCACTGGCTTGAGAGATCTTGACGAAATTAACCGATCTGGTAGCCCTTGCCATTTTTTGCGTAATGGAGAGAAATTCCAAGGCAGTCGCAGAATCCAGGCCCTTTGTGGAGTTATCCCACAGATACACAGACCCATTAGCAATGAAGGTTTCGATAATGGAGATacgttttctttcaccaCCAGAAACACCACGAACGTAGTCGTTTCCGACATACGTCTTCTTCACGTGCGACAGGCCGAATTCTTTCAGCAACTCGTCTCTCATTTCAATGCGTTCTTGCTTAGAGACATGGAACTTGCAACTCAGTGCGAAATCGATGGTCTGTTCCACCGTCAGATACGGGAAGTGAATATCCTGTTCGTTATTATAGATGATTTGGTGAGGACACTTGGCGGCATATTGCTTAAACTCATTGTCCTTGAATCTGATAGACCCCTCGGGAGAGTACCTCAGATTCTTGTGACCATGGAACAGGCCTTTGAAGAGCGCCGATGTCGGATTCCCCAGTACCAAGACGACCTCACCTTCATTGGCACGGAAGGTGATATCGCAGATTTCCAGATGGCCTGCATTCTCGAAATCCGACAAGGATTCTTCATCGTTCCGGACAGTTCCGAGCGATTCTTCCAGCTGGACGGTGGTGCCATCAAACGTAACTGAAGCGTCGGGAATCGGATTGAAATATTTAGAAAGAGACATCCGCAAGGCGTTGTTTCTGCTTTATTACTCTAGTCTGTTTAGTACGttggtttttttgctgCAGTACGCAAGCTCTTTTTCCCAACCCGTTTACGAACTAAAGTAAAGGGTTCAGGCGTATAACGGTACTATTAATAggctaaaagaaaagccaAGAGCTTTACGATGTAGTGTTCATTGTTTTATATAAGCGAGAGCAAGATCTGCGGGTGATGCTTCGTACCGCATAGTGCTTTTTGCCTTGGATGGAAACCTTGTTTCCAATCTAGGAAATGCAAAGAGTCGAGGGACCTAAAACCAGAAAAAAGGCTGTAGTAGCAAAACGGTGAAGGTCGAAGGCACTGACGCCAAACGACGATAGGCAccataaataaaacaatagaCCCCTTTGTGTGGCTTTTCCCTGCGGTGTCTTCTGTGTGCGGTGCCTAAACGAGAGCCTGTCCAGGGGTATCCCTTGCATAAAGCGGTCCTGCCattgtttttcattttctttttgggcAAGTGCCTTCGCAGAGAGAAACAGAGAAGGAGAGACAGAAAGAGTGTATGTGTGAGTACCTTGAAGAACTGAGATTAGCAAAAGGGCGAAAAGAAGCGTCACAATTAGGAGGAAATGCAGTCGGTAAGAGAGCACGGGTATTACACCACTTCCTGGCCGCACCCGCGGTTGGGCTTTTTTCGTGCAGGTTGCATTTTCAACACTTTTTATACGCTGGGGGAAATTGTCACACTGTATGCAAGTTCGGAAACTCAGTTAGCTCGTGGATTCCTCTGAACGAGGCGCGACCTACCACCCCATATCGTGCATACGAGAGGTCGCTGCGATTTGCCTTAAACGACGCGTTTCTTACCTTgcgggaaaaaaaatctctcTAGTAAGCGAGGTTACTAGGAAACAACGACTGAAAACCATGAATGGAAACGTGCGTGAAGTGTCATGGAACGATAGGGAAGTGTGAATTGTTCTCCTTGTGCGCCCGTTTCTTAGATACTTGTGCCTTTTTGGTAGTTTATTGTTTCTGTTCACGAAATATCTATCTCTCtaggtttttttttagaagaCTCCCAAAATGGATTGCAGATTTCCCAGTAGGAAACCTGTATACAAACGTATTcatctatatatatgtataaatacatatattctttttgtgGAGTATATAAACATTTGTCCTATTTCGTTTTTGGTAAGAACGTCTAgctcttttgtttgttttcgAAGTATTCGATTTCAATCGCTCAATCCCCCCAACACATACAATGTCCTTCACTAAAATCGCTGCTTTACTGGCTGTTGCCGCTGCTTCCACCAAATTAGTTTCTGCCGTGGACGAATATGAAATCGTTGAATTCGACGCTATTCTGGTTGATGTCAAAGCCAATTTGGAACAATATATGTCTTTGGCCATGAACAATCCAGATTTTACTCTACCAGATGGTGTCTTGGATGTCTACCAACACATGACCACTTACAGTGCTGGTGATGATGGTTACACTAGTTGGTACACCGAATTAGATTTTGCTCAAATCACCACCGCTATGCAACAAGTGCCATGGTACTCTTCCAGACTGGTACCTGAAATTCTCTCTGCTTTACAAAGTGCCGGTATCACTGTTACCGCTTTAGGTGACGATGCCGCTGGTGCTTCTTCAGCTGCTGCTTCCTCTTCTGCTTCCGAATCTGCTTCAGCTTCCGAATCCTCTAAGGCTTCTGAATCTTCCTCAGCTTCTGAATCCTCTAAGGCTTCCTCCTCCGCTGCTGCTTCCTCTTCAGCTTCtgaatcttcttcagcttccGAATCCTCTAAGGCATCCTCCTCCGCTGctgcttcctcttcctctgcTGCCGCTTCCTCTTCTGCCAAGAGCTCTGCCTCTTCTGCTGCCTCTTCTGCTGCCTCTTCTGCTGCTTCTTCTGCATCTTCCAAGgcatcttcctcttctgcCAAGGCTACTTCTTCAGCAGCAAAGTCCAGCAACGGTACCTCCTCTGCTAGTAAAAACGCTGGTGCCGCTATCAACATGGGTTTCTTTTCTGCCGGTGTTGGCGCCGTCGTTGCTGGTGCAGCCGCCATGCTATTATGATTGTCACTTGCTAATGATGAAttataaaatattatatatgtaaaaaataaatatacaccactttttgaataatagTATCTCTTTTTTGACGTACTCCTTTAGACAATGTAGACTTGATCTATCAGCTACTCTTTAAAGTCCCTTTGCCCAAGCTTATAGTATGCGCTTACGTGTGGATgggaaggaaaaaattggtCGAGCACGAATACGAACTACCATGTAGCATGAGAAAAAGGGTGTAGAAAAACACCAATTCTTAAAAGTAGTATTAATTGAATGAAGCGATACAGCAAGTTTCTCACAGGTACTAATAAGATCATAGGAAAGGATGGGCGAAGCACTACGTAGGTCAGCTAGGATTGCAACATCCAAAAGAGTGTTGGAAAATGAAGGTTCCAAACTAGTTCCAGTTTCGCCACCGAAACCGGCTAAGAAGAAGGTCAAGACGATTCCAAAACTGGATATCGAAGAACCAGTAAAGCGGGTAGACCACAGTTCGTCAGGTGCTAACGAATTGGAAATCGGAGATGCTATCCCCGATTTGAGTCTCttaaatgaagatgatgagtCTGTCTCCTTGAAAGAAATCgctaaagaaaacaaaattgtAGTATTTTTCGTTTATCCAAAAGCAAGCACACCTGGTTGTACCAGGCAAGCCTGTGGGTTCCGGGACAACTTTGAAGATCTCAAGGAACATGCGGCTGTCTTTGGATTGAGTGCAGATTCTGTGAtatctcaaaaaaaatttcaaactaAGCAAAATTTGCCCTACCATTTATTGAGTGATCCAAAGAGAGAGTTTATTGGTTTGTTAGGTGCCAAGAAAACACCGCTTTCCGGTTCTATTAGATCACATTTCGTCTTTGCTGATGGGAAATTGAGGTTCAAGAGGGTTAAAATATCACCAGAGGTTAGTGTCGGTGATGCTAAAAAGGAAGTTATGGAACTCGCtgaaaagtttgaaaaagaatgatcAGTGGGAAATAGGAAACTTCTCCTTTGTTTCTTACAGAGGTGATCGTTCTTCAATTAAAGCCTCAAAATCATCCTTTCAGATACATAGATAAATAAACATATTCGAACTGACAATCTCGTAATGGGTTACAAATACTTATATACAAATGGGAAATTATTTAGGGATCCGACCTGGTCAATATCGAATATCGTGGCTTGATTGATAGTTAGGATCGGCACTGTTTCGTTCGTTGAAATACTGCTCAAGCGAACCATAAAACGGCCCATCGCTTGAGTGCTTGTTACGTATGCCAAATCAGCATCACCGATGATCATTAAACAATTTGTCGTCTCCGATGTAATCCTAAAGTTATGAATTCTTTCGAAATCAGACACACATTTCTCGGAAAACTCAACTAAGTATTTGATGAGCGGAATCTCTTATCGATGCGTACACTCTATAATCGCAAACGTTATAGAATCTTGTAATTCTTGCAAAATGATATGGGTTGGTCAGGATTTGTGGGCACATGTGCGGAAGTGCCAAGTCTTGCTGGGCCAAGGCCGGAATCACATGATCAGAAGGAagttgatgatgatgatgatcGGAATTATCATCAATTAATGGCTTTATCCATGGTTGTAAGAATATTGAGTCCACTTGCCCCGAATTGGATTCTAGAACTACTCTCGGCATTTTTAGCTCAGTCTCTCGCTACTTGCTTACGATAGAAGGTAGTATTTAAAACATTCATTGATGGAATTTTGTCTAAACCAATATACGATTTGTTCTACGTAtggcaaaaaaatctccgCGACGGGGAATTGAACCCCGATCTGGCACGCGACAAGCGCCCATTCTGACCATTAAACTATCACGGATTTTAATTGTTGAATTAACTAAGAAGATCTAATTAGTAACGAAGGTAACACCAGTTTCACGTTTTATACAAGTTCACAGATTGTTTGTCTTATAAATAAAGCTTTACAGATTTGCGGATTACGGCCCCATTCACGGCAACTTTCCAATTTTATGCTGAACTTACGTTACTGTTACGTTCAAACCACATTTTTTGCAATGTGTTAAAAGGATTTAATAAACTAGTGTGgtctcttttgattttagaATTGATCACAGGAACTTAAAAAAGGGAGGCAAGTGCGACAGGGCCGCATAGGTCCCAAACGCCATAAAGTGCGCCGTAGGCTTTGCAATAAAAGAGGGCACTCGATCTAGAGCTAAACTGACCTAGACTGGCCTTTGCCGCCTTACAAGACATTAGTATATTACCGATGCGTAACTAAACTTATGACGCGGTTAGCGCCGCCTACTGCTCCTTTTTTCCAGGGAACACCCATTTTCTCTTATGAAGAAAGGCTCGGAGGATGACCAGTTCTTTGTACTAGATGTTCTTAACACATACAGAAgtatatttctttctattTTCACCAGACGTTTCCCGTTTGTTTCGTGTGCCAAATGAGAACACCCGTCTTGCAAAGCATTAATAGCGAATGTCACCAAAACCACACCCAGCAAGGATTGTTCGCGTCTGTTTCCCGCCTGTTGCATGCGCCTGCACAGTTAAAAGGACGGCATAATGTGACACTGCGGYCTAAATCAACGGGAGCAAACCCACTTCGTCAACTCCTGCCGAAGTCAGGTTTCGGTGGGCTCCCTTTTTGACCATAACTTGTCAACTATAGGAGGAAGCAAGGCTCGCATAGGCATAGTTCAACGTACTCTTTAATTTCAAGGCGTGTATGTCCTATAACTGGATGCATTTTTTCGCAAACGCCTCCTAGTCAGTCTTTACTCCACTTGTTCATCTAGTTTCCGGGGTcatgtatatgtatatgtgtatatatagatatgtgtgtgtgtttgGGAATTCCCGTGGAGTAGTCACTGAGCCCGGCAGAGAAGAATCATTTCATTAATTATTGAGCCTTATTTTCTGAAAAGGATAACTGACCAACGGCTGGAGGGTCGTGCGTATGGCCCTATTTTTAAAGCAAATGTCGTAATCGTGACACTAAAAAATAGTATACATGTTTTGGTTGAAAGAGACTGAAGAAATGGGTAGC
This window harbors:
- the EST3 gene encoding telomerase subunit EST3, which encodes MPRVVLESNSGQVDSIFLQPWIKPLIDDNSDHHHHQLPSDHVIPALAQQDLALPHMCPQILTNPYHFARITRFYNVCDYRVYASIRDSAHQILS
- the TIR3 gene encoding Tir3p, with product MSFTKIAALLAVAAASTKLVSAVDEYEIVEFDAILVDVKANLEQYMSLAMNNPDFTLPDGVLDVYQHMTTYSAGDDGYTSWYTELDFAQITTAMQQVPWYSSRLVPEILSALQSAGITVTALGDDAAGASSAAASSSASESASASESSKASESSSASESSKASSSAAASSSASESSSASESSKASSSAAASSSSAAASSSAKSSASSAASSAASSAASSASSKASSSSAKATSSAAKSSNGTSSASKNAGAAINMGFFSAGVGAVVAGAAAMLL
- the DOT5 gene encoding thioredoxin peroxidase DOT5 yields the protein MGEALRRSARIATSKRVLENEGSKLVPVSPPKPAKKKVKTIPKLDIEEPVKRVDHSSSGANELEIGDAIPDLSLLNEDDESVSLKEIAKENKIVVFFVYPKASTPGCTRQACGFRDNFEDLKEHAAVFGLSADSVISQKKFQTKQNLPYHLLSDPKREFIGLLGAKKTPLSGSIRSHFVFADGKLRFKRVKISPEVSVGDAKKEVMELAEKFEKE